The Thermofilaceae archaeon genome segment TCCGGGTGATTGCGGACAGCCTCCTCCGCTTCATCCTTCGCAACGTACCTCCTGTTCGAAGCCCCCAGCCGGATGTAGATCTCTCGCATCCCGGCCTCAATCTGGCTCTGCAGCTGTGCGTAGGCTTCGTCGAGGTCGTAGAAGTAGTATATCGCCCCAACCCTCGCCCCCTCCTCCAGCTCTCTCAAAACCCTCCTTCTAACCCGTGCGCTCTGGGCAAGGGTGCCCAGAAGGAGCTCGCCCGTAACCCCGCTGACGCCGATGGCTTGCGCCACCTCCTTCACCTTCCTCGCCATGAGCAGCCCCTCGCCGAGGACCTGCGAGCCCACATCGTCGAAGATTCCTGAGACGTCAATGCCCTCACGAGCCAGAGCTACGAGGCTCTCGGGAAGCGCGTCGTAGTCCCTGGTGCCGGGCGTCACTATGAAGACCGCGTACTTTATCCGGTCAGGCGATGGGCGCAGCGCCCTACCCAATCTCTGGTAGAGGCGGAGGGGTGACGAGACGTGTGACCAGAACACGAGCAGGTCGACCTCGGGAATGTCGATTCCCTCGTCCCCCGCCGACGTGGCGATTATCAGCTTCGTCTCCGGCTTCCTCGCCTCCTCCAGCAGCCCCCTCCTCGCCTCAGGGTCGGCTGCCTCACGCCCCCCTATGATCTTCACAGGCCGCAGGTGCTGGAAGTGCTCCTCGAGCAAGTCTGCCGTGCAGCGGCGGTTGACGAAGACGAGGGCCTTCTCGAAATTCCCCTCGTAGTCCTTGAGCACGCTCTCCAGCACTGGTAGCTTGTGGGGAGTGGGCGGGATAGGGGTCCACGGGATCGCCGTCTGTAGGAAGGAAGCGAACGCGGTCGGCCTCGACGCCGAGTCGAGGAGCGCGTTGCTGCCGTCCCTGCTGAGCGTCGTAAGAGCGAGAGCGGCGAAGTGGGAGTAATGGCTGCCCTCCAGCCAGAGGCTGTAGAGGCGGGCGTAGAGCTCCTCCTCCTCAGGCCTGAAGGGTGCCTCGTACACCTCAGCTATCATGTAGGGCTTCACGTAACCCTTCCCCTGGAGCTCCGAGAAGTCCCACCTCCTGATCGGTCCGATGTAGCGCTCGATCTCCACCATCCTGCCCCTGGGGATGAGGGCGGAAAGCCCGAGCTTGATGGAGTCGGCCAGGAAGGCCATCGCTTGGGCGAAGGGGTCTCTACCTACGGTGTGGTGG includes the following:
- a CDS encoding DEAD/DEAH box helicase family protein encodes the protein MKTKLRPYQREALDWALRVAELRGGCVVSLPTGTGKTLVGVAFAEHYLRKGLRVLVLEPTRFLVEQTAKRFRYEGFDAAMIHSGVKERDWSRQIVVATPESALSYLQQRYGETPSSAEQASREFPVVIIDECHHTVGRDPFAQAMAFLADSIKLGLSALIPRGRMVEIERYIGPIRRWDFSELQGKGYVKPYMIAEVYEAPFRPEEEELYARLYSLWLEGSHYSHFAALALTTLSRDGSNALLDSASRPTAFASFLQTAIPWTPIPPTPHKLPVLESVLKDYEGNFEKALVFVNRRCTADLLEEHFQHLRPVKIIGGREAADPEARRGLLEEARKPETKLIIATSAGDEGIDIPEVDLLVFWSHVSSPLRLYQRLGRALRPSPDRIKYAVFIVTPGTRDYDALPESLVALAREGIDVSGIFDDVGSQVLGEGLLMARKVKEVAQAIGVSGVTGELLLGTLAQSARVRRRVLRELEEGARVGAIYYFYDLDEAYAQLQSQIEAGMREIYIRLGASNRRYVAKDEAEEAVRNHPESFSPSPLCLDPLKDLKVKGASEEAVKSLRVELLRRISSSATPSEIAAVIGSVAQENPAAAVRWRLRVEAALLPINGNEVLLTLTADYGPFLARNVKQIEYALMNTSALWRLISSLAAGSDGLGFCDRLLRLSPERRY